From Triticum aestivum cultivar Chinese Spring chromosome 4A, IWGSC CS RefSeq v2.1, whole genome shotgun sequence, a single genomic window includes:
- the LOC123084838 gene encoding uncharacterized protein, producing MRPATAQIDPSPSPSPAALAKSRLKRLFERQVLRVSPAERLPPVSAGGDKDREKDDLEPSSVCLDGMVRSFLEDGGGAVGERAPAARCCNCFNGGDASDDEDGPAAAEASAISDAAETIKGLVHCASLRERNLLADVSTLVERHRAAGARKRDLLRLLAASLRAMGHDAALCLSRWDKSSSHPAGEHAYVDVLLPAGSERGDRERVLVDVDFRSQFEVARPTKAYRAVLQRLPSAFVGKEDRLRLLVAAAADSSRASLKKRGLHLPPWRKPEYMRAKWLSPYEREAPPPAPDGPASASASELADTGEGGEDGAKA from the exons atgaggcccgCCACGGCGCAGATCgatccgtccccgtccccgtcccccgCCGCGCTGGCCAAGTCGCGCCTCAAGCGCCTCTTCGAGCGCCAGGTGCTGCGGGTCTCGCCGGCGGAGCGGCTCCCGCCCGTCTCCGCCGGCGGGGACAAGGACAGGGAGAAGGATGACTTGGAGCCCAGCTCCGTGTGCCTGGACGGCATGGTCCGCAGCTTcctggaggacggcggcggcgccgtcggCGAGCGGGCCCCGGCCGCGCGCTGCTGCAACTGCTTCAACGGCGGCGACGCCTCCGACGACGAGGACGGGCCCGCCGCGGCCGAGGCGTCTGCCATCTCCGACGCCGCGGAGACCATCAAG GGCCTCGTCCACTGCGCCAGTCTCCGGGAGCGCAACCTGCTCGCCGACGTGTCCACGCTCGTGGAGCGCCACCGCGCGGCGGGGGCGCGCAAGCGcgacctcctccgcctcctcgcggcgTCCCTCCGCGCCATGGGCCACGACGCCGCGCTCTGCCTCTCCCGCTGGGACAAGTCGTCGTCCCACCCCGCCGGCGAGCACGCCTACGTGgacgtcctcctccccgccggctcGGAGCGCGGCGACCGCGAGCGCGTGCTGGTGGACGTCGACTTCAGGTCCCAGTTCGAGGTGGCACGGCCCACCAAGGCCTACCGCGCCGTGCTGCAGCGGCTCCCGTCGGCGTTCGTCGGCAAGGAGGACCGGCTGCGCCTGCTGGTGGCCGCCGCCGCAGACTCCTCGCGCGCCAGCCTCAAGAAGCGCGGCCTCCATCTTCCACCGTGGCGGAAGCCCGAGTACATGCGCGCCAAGTGGCTGTCCCCCTACGAGCGCGAGGCGCCTCCTCCGGCGCCGGACGGCCCcgccagtgccagtgccagtgaGCTCGCCGACACCGGCGAGGGAGGCGAAGACGGAGCCAAAGCTTGA